A genomic segment from Anaerotignum faecicola encodes:
- a CDS encoding MerR family transcriptional regulator, translated as ETAKLTNISVRTLHYYDEIGLLKPTDTTEAGYRYYDEEALAVLQQILLYRELDFPLKEIKDMLSKPDYDRQEALAVHKSLLLLKIERLRRLTGLVDSMMRGENTMSFQEFDMHEIEEAKKKYANEAKKRWGDTQAYRESEKK; from the coding sequence GAGACAGCAAAATTAACGAATATCAGTGTGCGCACACTCCATTATTACGATGAGATAGGACTGCTCAAACCAACCGACACGACGGAAGCGGGATACCGTTATTACGACGAAGAGGCGCTGGCAGTGCTGCAGCAGATTTTGCTGTACCGGGAACTGGATTTTCCTCTGAAGGAAATCAAGGACATGTTGTCGAAGCCTGACTATGACCGCCAGGAAGCGCTTGCGGTCCATAAGTCGCTGCTTTTGCTGAAGATCGAGCGGCTGCGCCGGCTTACCGGACTGGTGGACAGTATGATGAGAGGAGAAAATACCATGAGTTTTCAGGAATTTGATATGCACGAGATAGAAGAAGCAAAGAAAAAGTACGCCAATGAAGCGAAGAAACGCTGGGGTGATACCCAAGCATACCGCGAAAGCGAAAAGAAG